Genomic window (Streptomyces yatensis):
AGAGCTTCATCATCGTCTCGACCAGCTTCGGCCCGTCCGCGGGGCGCGCGCCGAAGAGCTGGTTGAAGACCAGCAGCGGGAGCACCGACGCGTACTCGATGATCAGGTCGGCCTCGCCCCGGGAGGCGAAGGCGTCGATCAGCGTCTCGGCGCTGCGCTCGACGTACTCGCTGAGGGCGTGCGGATCCACCCGGTCCAGGCTGTCGGTGATCGCCCCGCGCAGCCGGGCGTGGGCCTCCCCGTCGCAGAACAGCGCGTTCGGCCGGTACATCATCATCGGGGCGACCGGGTTGTCCGGCCCCACGCTTCCGTCCCGCATCGCCCGCCAGCCGCGCGGGTCCTTGGCGAACCGCTCGGTGTCACGCAGGATCTCCAGGCCGAGCGGGTAGCTGGTGACCAGTGAGGCGTACACCCCCGGCGTCAGCTCGACCGGCGCGATCGGCCCATGGGTGGCGCGCATCCGCGCGTAGGTGCCGTGCGGGTCGGCGGCGAACTCGGGACCGTACATCGGTACGGCCGCGCTGTGCCCGGTGTCGCCCACGGCCTCGGTGGGGCCCGCGTGCGCGGGGCAGCCCGGTGGGGGGACGGGGCCGGCGGCTGGACGGTTGGTCACACAATCTCCTGGGAGCTACGGGTCTGGCGGGCCTGTAGGTACTGGACGAGGGCGATCAGTGCGTGGGTGGAGGAGAGCCGGTCCCGGGCGTCGCAGGTCACCAGCGGGGTTTCCGGAAGCAGATCGAGGGCCTCCCTGACCTCCGGCTCCGCGAAGCGGGGAGAGCCCTCGAACTGGTTGACGGCGACGGCGTACGGCAGTCCGTGCTCCTCCAGGACGGCCATCACCGGGAAGGACTGCTCCAGCCGCCGGGTGTCGGCCAGGACGAGCGCGCCCAGCGCCCCGTTCGTCATGTCCCGCCACAGCCGGGTGAAGCGCTGCTGTCCGGGCGCGCCGAACAGATAGAGCACCAGGGACTCGCTGAGGGTGAGCCGGCCGAAGTCCATGGCGACGGTGGTGGTCGTCTTGTCCTCGGTGCCCCGCAGGTCGTCGGTGAGCGCACCGGCCTGCGTCATCGTCTCCTCGGTACGCAGCGGCCGGATCTCGGACAGCGAACCCACGTAGGTGGTCTTGCCGACGGCGAAGTGTCCGACGACGAGGATCTTCGCCGCCACCCGCACCGTATGGGGCAGGTAGACCGCCTTGTCGTCAGAGGCGAGCGCGGAGTCCATCGAGCACCTCCTGCAGGAGCTGGGTGTCGGGGAGGTCGGCGGCGGGGATCGGGGACCGGGTGGAGACGTGGCCGCTGTCCACGAGGTCGCCGAGCAGGACCTTGGTGACGCTGACGGGCAGCTCCAGGTACCCGGAGACCTCGGCCACCGAGAGCGCGCCGCCCAGGCACAGCTCCATGACCCGCCGCTTCTCGGGGCTGAGCCCGGTGAGCGGCCGGTCGGGGTGGGCCATGACCAGGGTCACCAGGTCGAAGGTGTTGCGAGTCGGGTAGGCACGGCCGTCGGTGACCACATACGGCCGCACCAACCCTCGTTCGCGCCGCCCCGGACTCATGCGTGGCTGCCGATCCCCTGCCGCGGGAGGCCCTGCCGCGGCGGGCTGGTGAGCTCCTTGCCGAGCCGGTCGACCAGCTTCTGCATCCGGTAGCTCACCGCCTCCATGTCCACGGCCTCGGTGGCCGAGACCGCCAGATACGCGCCGGGTCCGGCGGCGATCAGGAAGACGTACCCGCCGACGAACTCGACCAGCGTCTGCTGCCAGGGCGTCTCGTGCGGATCACAGAACTCGGAGGTGGAGCGGCTGATCGACTGCAGCCCGGAGAGTGCGGCGGCCTGGCGCTCGGCCTCGTCGCGGGCGATGCCCTCGGAGTACGCCCGCAGCATCCCGTCCGCGGAGAGCAGGATCGCGTGCCGTGCCTCCGGCATCTTGACGACCTCGTCGAGCATCCAGCCGAGCTCGTTGTTGAGATGGTCGTTCATGCCTGGCGATTCCCTTCGTCATGGTGAGGGGCGGAGTCCTGGGTGTCGGCACGGCCGGAGCGGGTGCCGCGCGCGAACGCGCCCAACCGCGAGGCGGTTTCCTCCGCCGAACGCGCGCGGTGCGCGCCGGTGTCGTCGGATGCGGCGGCGCCGGCCCGCCCGGTCCCCATGGACCAGTCGGCGCTCGGCGGGGTGGCGGCGGCCTGCCGGCGGCGGCGCTTGGGCAGACCGCCCTGCGTGGTGCCGTACACGCGCGTGGCCTCGTCGTCGCCCAGGGACGGCTGGGGCGCCGCGGCGGGTGCCGGGGCGGGCGCGGCGGCGGGGGCGGGGGCGGGCGCCGGAGGCTGTGCCTGGGGCATGGCCTGGGGCTCGGCCGGAGCGGCCTGCGCCTGTCGCGCCCTTCGGGGGGCGCGGGTGCGGCGGGAGGGCAGGGTGTGCAGCGGCTCGGCGCCCTCGGGGTC
Coding sequences:
- a CDS encoding DUF742 domain-containing protein; this translates as MSPGRRERGLVRPYVVTDGRAYPTRNTFDLVTLVMAHPDRPLTGLSPEKRRVMELCLGGALSVAEVSGYLELPVSVTKVLLGDLVDSGHVSTRSPIPAADLPDTQLLQEVLDGLRARL
- a CDS encoding GTP-binding protein, giving the protein MDSALASDDKAVYLPHTVRVAAKILVVGHFAVGKTTYVGSLSEIRPLRTEETMTQAGALTDDLRGTEDKTTTTVAMDFGRLTLSESLVLYLFGAPGQQRFTRLWRDMTNGALGALVLADTRRLEQSFPVMAVLEEHGLPYAVAVNQFEGSPRFAEPEVREALDLLPETPLVTCDARDRLSSTHALIALVQYLQARQTRSSQEIV
- a CDS encoding roadblock/LC7 domain-containing protein is translated as MNDHLNNELGWMLDEVVKMPEARHAILLSADGMLRAYSEGIARDEAERQAAALSGLQSISRSTSEFCDPHETPWQQTLVEFVGGYVFLIAAGPGAYLAVSATEAVDMEAVSYRMQKLVDRLGKELTSPPRQGLPRQGIGSHA